The nucleotide window CTCCAGCAGCATCTCCACAGCGCGCATAAACAATCCACAAACTCATTGAACTGGGGAATTAGGTTAAGAATAGCCCTTGATTGTGCTAGAGCTTTGGAATATCTACACGAGCACACAACTCCATCAGTCATCCACAGAGATTTCAAGTGCAGTAATGTTCtacttgatcaaaatttcagagCAAAGGTGTCTGATTTTGGGCTAGCAAAAATTGGCTCAGACAAATTGAACGGTCTGATCTCAACGCGAGTATTAGGGACCACGGGATATTTGGCCCCAGAGTGAGTATTACATCTCCATGCTTGCTCAATCAATGAGTAAATAAGACAATATTGCACATGGAGAGGCTTCAGTTTCTATCTTAGCACATTGTCACTTTCTGTTATTTCTTCAAGACTTACAGCTGACACTTAAACATACtttcctaaaataaaaatccaCCAAATGTGGTCCTCCACACCTCAGTTGTTCAGCTAACGTTCTTTCGATTTTGTGACCATTAATTTCTTAAAACAGGTATGCTTCAACTGGCAAACTTACAACAAAATCAGACGTATACAGTTACGGTGTGGTTCTTCTAGAGCTATTGACAGGCCGTGTACCAATTGATACAAAGAGGCCTCCTGGAGAACATGTACTTGTCTCATGGGTCAGTAACTAATGTATTTTAACAAGTTGTAGCACGTTACTTGTCTTACTTCATGACCTGATAGTATAGCAATAAGTATTTATAATATTGTTAGTATCAACAACGAAACTATTAGCCCATACAATACAAGATTCAGGCGTTTAATAGAAACAATGTTTTCTCTGTTATATTAGGCTCTTCCAAGGTTGACAAACAGAGAAAAAGTAGTTGAAATGGTTGATCCAACATTACAAGGGCAGTACACGAAGAAGGATCTAATCCAGGTAAATGTCATAACATTTATCCTCATACTACATATGAAACCAAATCTAATGTTTTTTTGCTAAAACAGGTAGCTGCTATAGCAGCAATGTGTGTTCAAACAGAAGCAGATTATCGTCCGTTAATGACAGATGTTGTGCAATCCTTAGTAACTCTTGTTAAGGCATACTCTTCTTCATGCCCTGCCAATTCCTTCAGATCATATAACCAGACTGTGAGTCCAAGGTCTTAGGAGGAGCCATTAATTCGGAATCTGAAGACGCGCATTTCCAACATTATTCGTGATTCAACATCTccataaaataagttatttgaTCAAATGTTGGAGAATGACAACCTGTAACAAATATCTGGTTATAGCAATAAGGCTTATGTATGCAAATAGTACCCTGAACTCTAATAAACCATTTTAGTAATGCTTCATTGTCTAGTGAATGATAACAAATGCGATACCGCTATAATTCAGCTTTTCTTTCAATAGAATAAGATTTTTAACTTAGGTTAGGCCATATGAAATTGTTGGGTAACGCCAACATCCAGCCTATGGTGAGGCGCACCCGAATAGGTCCACATGATGATACAAGAGTAGATATTCATAAAATAGGGAAGACAAAAAAGCAGTGTACAAACAGGACAGACaatatgaaaattgaaaaagttaATTATTGTAGTACGTATAGCAGCTATTGTGACAATTATCATACTGTTGTTAAACAGTATAAGAAACTAACTGGATTTATTCTGCTACTTTTTGTTATCTTCtatattcagattagcaaataaaaaataataaaaaataaaaagaaaaataaaagaactatCTGAGTCTACAGAACCCACTATAtgttcttaagaaatttaatcccctcaagtacccgaggttgtaGATTAactcctcccaagataaaacgaattaaccattaaagaaatAGCgatacctcaaacttcaataattgcAACGAATTGAATTTTGTGAAAGGTGGGTAACAAATTAAACTACAACTGTACATACCCATTATAGCACAGGCAAGGAGAATATTAAAGGATAAGATATATACCTATTGGTATGTCAGCTAGCTCTTTGTTCATATTCCTAATGTGATTATATTCTACAGACTATACCTTGTTGCTTTTGCTAAcattaaaatttagatattagAAACTACGTAAAAGTACTATGGATGGTGATTTTCCTAATATTTAAGCTACTTAACcattagtataattttaatattaatcaaaattcaagTAGTTTGACTCTCCACGATCAAAAAGTTTTTGGATAAAAGGCAAATATCGAGCTCTAGCTCCCCTACCCCGACACACATATTaaactaaaaatgattttttgtgGCAATTAATTAAGGACAATAACttaattgtcgctaaatatGCATTTTTGATggaattaacactctttgtagaTGTATCTAAAGCATATATAGCGACATTAAATCTAATAACAATTAACTAATACCGATAAAAAATTTGGCACTATTTATTAATGTGCATTTATATTaccgctaaaagttatttttgatgtagtgatcACACACGTCTAATAGTCACAAACATCCTTTTTTTTCGTTCACAGAAAATCTACACCTTTCAATATGATTCCAACTGATATATGCTAAATTAGACACCAATGGCTTGTCGTTTCACATTTTACAATTAAGTGAATtaaaatattctctctttttCCGTTCGAacatattaaatttatatttaaaatgattGCATACTTTAAtatgatattaaatatttttttgtttctaatttcattttaaaaaatatgttgaaaatataattaaataaataaagatattttgTCTCTATTTGCTTAAACTTATAAATGATTGCAATAAACTTCGAACACCTAACATGTAAAGTATTCCCTTCGTTTTATATTAGATgagcattttttattttacacaatgattaagaaatcaataataAGTTGATCAACTTTACTATTTTGTCATTTATTCATATCAATGcacttaaaaataagttagaaaaatatagagagagtATACTTAGTAGGAATAGCTAATATTGGGATTGTTCACATTCCAAAGATCATATATATTAACAgtaggggtaaaatgaaaaaaatttaatcaattatattCTAATTTAGTAATTGATTATGTAtgagataactatttttaataaaatacatgATCTAATATGTGATGGAGTGGCCTTTTAGATTTTTAATTAGTGCTCCTTTAGCATTGGAAAAAGAGCTTTTTGATTTTGAAACTATAGGCCAATTATTATATGGGTCATCATAGTTATGTGAATTTCATGCTTGACTATTAGCAGCCAGTTGTGTATCATTATTGGGTATCGCATGGACAATGCATTAAATTTGttcttttctcatttaaaaaaaaaatatgatgacCTTCCGTAAAGATTCtgatataactttttttaaagcAATATGATTTTGGCATCTTCCAATTTCAAAGCAAAAAGATAATTTATGTCTTCTTCAATCCATTCATTGCTCAAATGAAGAGATGCTTGTGTTAGAAAAGTATTTTTGTGCATCTCCTATATTGTAATCgagaaattaattgaattgttataTAATGAATATTGGATTCAAATTTAACATACAAGTGTTGCTTCCTATATATGGGAAGATTCATGAGTGTTATATCACTATTTGAAATAGATAGAGGTTTTATCCATCACTGTATCGCAAATCAATGAAAACTAACTCactggaaaaaaaatcataatgaaaataaattttactgaATCATTGAGAACTTCCTAATAATTTTGTGTAAAATACTagtactattttttcttttcttattaattccACCGAGCATTTTCCAGCGAAAAATTTCAATGAAAAAGTAATGATACTTTTAGTAGTGTGTTGATTGATGAATGCTTTTTTAGGAATACATGCTTTCGAGGCAAAGTGATAAGGAAAGCAATGAGTTGAATTATGATACACAACAAGACTATGACAACggttttcttctttgtttttcattgaaaatattatttgataacACAAAAAATGCTCTACAATCAGTGGTACACGATTTGAAATTTGACAGATAATTGACCCAAAAAACTTGTGTTTGTGAATAATTTGAACTCGTGAATCGTGATGTGCACTTAACTCACTTATCACATATTCTTTATGAGTTATATCGTGAGcttaataatacatttatatttatcttcATTATTTGTTATTCTTTTGCTTTGGATATACTGGTTTTTGTGACAAAAGTTTAAACAAAGCACTAATAAATGgcttaaccataaaccctttTTTTAACGAATTAAACAATTACCTGTTTAACGTAAACTGATCGAACAAAATATTGTTGGTTAGCAAAAAGCTGACATGACATGTACTCTAGTGTCATCTACAACGAAGAGTAGCTACACTTTTCTAGGCTAagagataaaaagaagataatatTCGTTAAGAAATATTCAACGTCATTATATTGTATTAGTATAAAGTATTATAATATCTCCAAGTAGTAATTTAATGAAAAGTTAAACAAACAAGCAACTTGTgaaccataattttttttcttggggagtgctaaatggccagaaTTATGTGGCCATAATTTGATCAGAATTGTAAAAAGACTAATTTaacctttttctcttttaaagtAAAGTCAAGTCTTTATTACTACTAGTATTTCCTAAGCTTTTAAAAATACGTGTGAACAACAATTATTATGTTTAGtgagttagaattattattaattgtgtGAAGGAAATTATTTAATGGACTTTATAATGTGGGATCTATTACAATCTAACTTCACCTTCTTTTAATTCTTCCTAATTCACTTTTTCTTCGTCTTTTTTGccatcctttctcttttcttttccattaCATGTAAAATTAAAGTATACAAATTCTAATTCCATAAGATATTTTTGGATACAGTTTATCAatgattttctaattttaaacttgtaaaataacatttatttatttctattatatacaAATCATTCAATTCTAAAATCaagcacacaaaaaaaatattcgtTAATATCTTATTTCATAACACAAAATTTGTTGGGGATAATATtacatttgttttctttattttaatttcattataGTATATTTAATACACTAtcatcaatattaaaaaataatatgatttgattttttttcttcactaatatattcatttgaatattatatttcaaaaaataaaatacttatttgaatattatatttcataatcatatttttttatgataaactTTAAAGACTATTCTTTTCAGATAATAACAGACCCCTTTTTAATAAAGTTTGTACTTTCATGTGATAAATATAGAAAGATAAGTTTTGTGTGATAAATTTAATAGTTAGATGAATTTTacgtattaaaaaaataagaaattaatttttcgTGTTATAAAttcttttgataatttataGTGAAAATATGACATAACActataaataagttaattacATACAAGGTAATTTTAGAAACTTCCTTTAATGTGATACTTCTCACAAAG belongs to Solanum stenotomum isolate F172 chromosome 1, ASM1918654v1, whole genome shotgun sequence and includes:
- the LOC125853299 gene encoding probable serine/threonine-protein kinase PBL7; this encodes MEDNYSESHHHSESQSHKNHQHNDILPSTSVLLVIVPIIIIILLIAISLLIVMLKRIQSAKHNGTNNSSKSVINKNNCMFVAHSTIDIHLSPDVKGGCLPGHGGSSGRMPETKLRGVQVFTYKQLEMSTDKFNEANVIGNGGYGVVYRGVLIDGTVAAIKVLQREGKQWERSFRLEVDLLSRLHSPYLVELLGYCADQHHRLLIFDYMPNGSLQQHLHSAHKQSTNSLNWGIRLRIALDCARALEYLHEHTTPSVIHRDFKCSNVLLDQNFRAKVSDFGLAKIGSDKLNGLISTRVLGTTGYLAPEYASTGKLTTKSDVYSYGVVLLELLTGRVPIDTKRPPGEHVLVSWALPRLTNREKVVEMVDPTLQGQYTKKDLIQVAAIAAMCVQTEADYRPLMTDVVQSLVTLVKAYSSSCPANSFRSYNQTVSPRS